A part of Cotesia glomerata isolate CgM1 linkage group LG4, MPM_Cglom_v2.3, whole genome shotgun sequence genomic DNA contains:
- the LOC123262931 gene encoding uncharacterized protein LOC123262931, with product MNRLPVMLLFVFFNSVECIENLHPVSNRSQVSELFLPGLNSTDVKLNVANNSVSSKKVFKSSVAEKDSDFRPSEHLGAIEPEEVPTSTVGNRIKFPLATASSLSSKSGISRRKIVPHESPVKAKTVVSLQPPAKQQIKFIYDYQRKQNDQQPQPDSAGVPIASEAEDDANSYHEIQGEGYVVVHPPAPMEDVNLSHSQSGQEISSQDNPDKNQANQEPQYVVNHSPDQEVNNHQLDQETTRSPEISYHQSFADSDERHPNWNNNHHSHYHYSLPEPTLEVNYPKQTQHAVADPPYHYQYQYAVPESTGLEKPEMNPYYHQYYLQNPGYMHPEVVIDKPEAVVYLSSHRETSFTRTRKFPYKYYHPQEQATEVHYPNHGYGYAIAPQQKQISPWNKIIHLIGAFLPLGLLIAALKPPNTVKIDGNTSQPNIVLSKLRAIHLPLEHKTSLESFDEEEDYKENKNKYADYDYNKTCEDKSICEIILRGADKSTDLLSSLLWNLTIKSTEEAKSNELEEIVAAVKKKDCSFIKC from the exons ATGAATCGTTTACCAGTTATGCTACTTTTTGTGTTTTTCAATAGTGTTGAATGCATCGAAAATCTTCACCCTGTGTCAAATCGGTCTCAAGTGTCTGAACTTTTTCTTCCCGGATTGAATTCAACTGACGTTAAGCTCAATGTTGCAAATAACAGTGTATcttcaaaaaaagtttttaaatcatCGGTAGCTGAAAAGGACAGTGATTTTCGACCTAGTGAGCATTTGGGTGCAATAGAACCTGAAGAAGTGCCAACGAGTACAGTTGGaaacagaataaaatttccattAGCAACGGCCAGCTCGTTATCATCAAAGTCTGGGATTTCTCGTAGAAAAATAGTTCCCCACGAGAGTCCAGTGAAAGCTAAAACCGTGGTGTCTCTCCAACCGCCGGCAAAGCAGCAGATCAAGTTTATTTACGATTACCAGAGAAAGCAGAATGACCAACAGCCGCAACCGGACAGCGCTGGTGTTCCTATCGCTTCTGAAGCTGAAGATGATGCTAACTCGTACCATGAAATTCAGGGTGAAGGTTACGTGGTTGTACATCCTCCAGCACCGATGGAAGATGTCAATTTGAGTCACAGTCAGTCCGGTCAGGAAATTTCTTCTCAAGATAATCCAGACAAGAATCAAGCAAACCAAGAACCTCAGTATGTTGTAAATCACAGTCCTGATCAAGAAGTAAACAATCACCAGTTGGATCAAGAAACGACCAGGAGTCCAGAAATTTCTTACCATCAATCTTTTGCAGACAGTGATGAAAGACACCCGAATTGGAATAATAATCATCACAGTCACTATCATTACAGTCTGCCAGAGCCGACTTTGGAGGTGAATTATCCGAAACAAACTCAACATGCTGTAGCGGATCCACCGTATCACTATCAGTATCAGTACGCTGTTCCTGAAAGTACTGGGTTAGAAAAGCCGGAAATGAATCCTTACTATCATCAGTACTATCTGCAGAATCCTGGATATATGCATCCGGAAGTCGTAATTGATAAGCCGGAGGCTGTCGTTTACTTGAGTTCACACCGTGAGACCTCATTTACCCGGACTCGAAAGTTTCCTTATAAATATTACCACCCCCAGGAGCAGGCTACAGAAGTACATTATCCGAATCACGGATACGGATATGCCATAGCGCCACAGCAGAaaca AATTTCACCTTGGAACAAGATTATTCATCTGATCGGTGCCTTTTTACCTCTTGGGCTTCTTATTGCTGCACTTAAACCACCCAATACCGTTAAGATTGATGGCAATACTTC gcAGCCAAATATTGTATTATCGAAATTGCGGGCCATTCATCTTCCACTTGAGCATAAAACATCGCTAGAAAGTTTCGATGAAGAAGAGGAttacaaagaaaataaaaataaatatgccGATTATGATTACAATAAAACATGCGAGGATAAATCAATATGCGAAATTATATTACGTGGAGCTGATAAAAGTACTGATTTACTCAGTAGTCTTCTTTGGAATTTAACTATCAa gtcaACTGAAGAAGCAAAAAGTAATGAGTTGGAAGAAATAGTTGccgcagtaaaaaaaaaagattgtagttttataaaatgctaa
- the LOC123262929 gene encoding uncharacterized protein LOC123262929 isoform X2, whose product MKLQITILILAASLLPVIAQVPKPSYTRTMLKVSRSLPGQTEELKVRTAEGNVATLIVKRREKSEAFKNISNPINETASSVSLSSLSHSNDSKGINAENVTDVNETNSEEKVSKNELTYVKPETQTSQSSDRKMDYGSWTPLDVDGKALNLPSTPESYLNWKPLSSNVKPTTEERTNYSSLVLARNFKDRKEKSEDTANSYVAHVPQLSTRTNIGANFFKNRDGKNVPPEVTVRSAINVKSTPHRMPMTLDPDGTPVIHGKRVPDEPIDKIQTWRNARVINNKLVLGTVATNVDDESKTKSYLDNKVEKQRFERFFQDVNRRYGRNYDDDDHYHQRNVYLEWDPASHRSAALKAEIYEARNDNYRSNIQKRMLHPENTQSYPISQMYAPESQKIAPLVLKPGARAPVLQYAHPELGVQPAKILKSEKKRPDNFPDNQNSFTEQRHKKKYVLNDKNIVDSYNTRNYYPNHQFYGLKQHVEPPFWIKISEKLKNQFSTGVERVSQLTKPVIDPLVEATHKISQNLGLSRGTNNQEAQDKVGTVASGSSILIPALGLVASGAALGIGAVAVGRYLDVDMLRRSNEDGQTLDEYQRALSRDAANTGDVSNIYYPDNSKVSENINHQANARELDGGFLIEERASGEDIKARRKRSLDPLVEDKNFNEDVMDAINQRLRRTGPDSISDIVEIDVSLRGNSQDATNELNGGKARQIRSIGEEEVDNVLQTLDDDDQVAVTLVHGDWSYTPCAKKMFCEAMLQRGHDSSFVMEKKIESLFRQVMQPEATQQVSHHFQEVMEAVRRHDCSRFACPAT is encoded by the exons atgaaGCTACAg ATAACGATTTTAATCTTGGCGGCGAGTTTATTACCGGTGATTGCTCAAGTGCCTAAGCCAAGTTACACTAGAACAATGTTAAAGGTGTCGAGAAGTCTTCCAGGGCAGACAGAAGAGTTAAAAGTCCGTACCGCTGAAGGAAATGTCGCAACGTTGATAGTGAAACGTCGGGAAAAGTCAGAAGCTTTTAAGAATATTTCCAATCCAATTAACGAAACAGCATCTTCAGTGTCTTTATCTTCTTTATCACATTCAAATGATTCCAAAGGTATAAATGCCGAAAATGTTACTGATGTAAATGAGACGAATAGTGAAGAGAAAGTTAGCAAGAATGAGCTAACGTACGTGAAACCTGAGACCCAGACCTCCCAGAGCAGTGACAGGAAGATGGATTACGGAAGCTGGACCCCCTTAGATGTCGATGGAAAAGCCTTAAACTTACCATCAACGCcagaaagttatttaaattggAAACCTTTATCATCAAACGTTAAACCGACTACAGAAGAACGTACTAACTACAGTAGTTTGGTGCTGGCACGTAATTTCAAAGATAGAAAAGAAAAGTCTGAGGACACCGCGAATTCATATGTCGCCCATGTGCCCCAATTGTCAACGCGCACTAATATCGgcgctaatttttttaaaaatcgggacGGCAAAAATGTACCGCCAGAAGTAACTGTGAGGTCAGCGATAAATGTCAAGTCCACGCCACACAGGATGCCTATGACTCTGGATCCCGACGGCACTCCAGTTATTCACGGTAAACGTGTTCCAGATGAACCAATTGATAAAATACAGACATGGAGAAATGCTAGagtgattaataataaattagtactGGGTACTGTTGCTACTAATGTTGATGATGAATCTAAAACCAAGTCTTACTTGGATAATAAAGTTGAGAAACAGAGATTCGAACGATTTTTCCAAGATGTTAATCgcag GTACGGCCGCAACTACGATGACGACGATCATTATCACCAGCGCAATGTTTACCTAGAATGGGACCCAGCCAGTCACCGCAGCGCTGCATTGAAGGCTGAAATCTACGAGGCACGAAATGACAACTACCGTTCAAATATACAGAAGCGTATGTTGCATCCAGAAAACACTCAAAGCTACCCTATTTCGCAGATGTACGCGCCTGAAAGTCAAAAAATAGCCCCATTGGTACTGAAGCCTGGCGCGCGTGCTCCAGTTCTTCAGTACGCACATCCAGAGCTCGGAGTTCAACCGGCTAAGATTTTAAAAAGTGAAAAGAAGCGTCCGGATAACTTTCCTGACAACCAGAATTCATTCACCGAGCAACGTCATAAGAAGAAATACGTATTGAATGACAAAAATATTGTTGATTCATACAACACGAGAAATTATTACCCGAATCATCAATTTTACGGTTTGAAGCAGCATGTTGAGCCACcattttggataaaaatttcagaaaaacttaaaaatcaaTTCTCCACTGGGGTTGAAAGGGTTTCGCAATTGACTAAGCCAGTGATTGATCCCCTGGTTGAAGCGACACATAAAATTTCACAGAACTTAGGACTCTCAAGAGGTACCAACAATCAAGAAGCGCAAGACAAAGTAGGAACAGTTGCTTCAGGCTCTTCAATTTTAATTCCCGCACTTGGACTTGTTGCCTCCGGTGCTGCCTTGGGAATTGGTGCCGTGGCTGTAGGTCGTTACCTTGATGTTGATATGCTGAGACGTTCCAATGAAGATGGACAAACACTCGATGAATACCAAAGAGCGCTTTCAAGAGATGCTGCTAATACTGGAGATGTTTCAAATATTTACTATCCCGACAATTCAAAAGTCTCTGAGAATATCAATCACCAAGCTAATGCTCGGGAACTTGATGGTGGTTTTTTGATCGAAGAACGAGCTAGCGGGGAAGATATTAAAGCTAGAAGGAAGAGAAGTTTGGATCCTCTGgttgaagataaaaattttaatgaagacGTCATGGATGCTATTAATCAGAGATTAAGAAGAACTGGACCTGATTCAATAAGTGACATTGTAGAAATTGACGTTTCTCTACGGGGCAACAGTCAGGATGCAACTAATGAATTGAATGGTGGTAAAGCAAGACAAATACGCAGTATTGGTGAAGAAGAAGTCGATAATGTGCTACAAACACTTGATGACGATGATCAAGTTGCTGTTACGCTAGTTCATGGTGACTGGTCTTACACGCCATGCGCTAAAAAAATGTTCTGCGAGGCTATGCTTCAGAGAGGACATGACTCTAGCTTTGTCATGGAGAAGAAAATTGAATCGCTATTTAGACa GGTAATGCAGCCCGAGGCTACACAGCAGGTGTCTCACCATTTCCAGGAGGTCATGGAAGCCGTCAGGAGGCATGACTGTTCACGATTCGCCTGCCCTGCGACGTAA
- the LOC123262929 gene encoding uncharacterized protein LOC123262929 isoform X1: protein MKLQITILILAASLLPVIAQVPKPSYTRTMLKVSRSLPGQTEELKVRTAEGNVATLIVKRREKSEAFKNISNPINETASSVSLSSLSHSNDSKGINAENVTDVNETNSEEKVSKNELTYVKPETQTSQSSDRKMDYGSWTPLDVDGKALNLPSTPESYLNWKPLSSNVKPTTEERTNYSSLVLARNFKDRKEKSEDTANSYVAHVPQLSTRTNIGANFFKNRDGKNVPPEVTVRSAINVKSTPHRMPMTLDPDGTPVIHGKRVPDEPIDKIQTWRNARVINNKLVLGTVATNVDDESKTKSYLDNKVEKQRFERFFQDVNRSTSHQQALTPELWIRRYGRNYDDDDHYHQRNVYLEWDPASHRSAALKAEIYEARNDNYRSNIQKRMLHPENTQSYPISQMYAPESQKIAPLVLKPGARAPVLQYAHPELGVQPAKILKSEKKRPDNFPDNQNSFTEQRHKKKYVLNDKNIVDSYNTRNYYPNHQFYGLKQHVEPPFWIKISEKLKNQFSTGVERVSQLTKPVIDPLVEATHKISQNLGLSRGTNNQEAQDKVGTVASGSSILIPALGLVASGAALGIGAVAVGRYLDVDMLRRSNEDGQTLDEYQRALSRDAANTGDVSNIYYPDNSKVSENINHQANARELDGGFLIEERASGEDIKARRKRSLDPLVEDKNFNEDVMDAINQRLRRTGPDSISDIVEIDVSLRGNSQDATNELNGGKARQIRSIGEEEVDNVLQTLDDDDQVAVTLVHGDWSYTPCAKKMFCEAMLQRGHDSSFVMEKKIESLFRQVMQPEATQQVSHHFQEVMEAVRRHDCSRFACPAT, encoded by the exons atgaaGCTACAg ATAACGATTTTAATCTTGGCGGCGAGTTTATTACCGGTGATTGCTCAAGTGCCTAAGCCAAGTTACACTAGAACAATGTTAAAGGTGTCGAGAAGTCTTCCAGGGCAGACAGAAGAGTTAAAAGTCCGTACCGCTGAAGGAAATGTCGCAACGTTGATAGTGAAACGTCGGGAAAAGTCAGAAGCTTTTAAGAATATTTCCAATCCAATTAACGAAACAGCATCTTCAGTGTCTTTATCTTCTTTATCACATTCAAATGATTCCAAAGGTATAAATGCCGAAAATGTTACTGATGTAAATGAGACGAATAGTGAAGAGAAAGTTAGCAAGAATGAGCTAACGTACGTGAAACCTGAGACCCAGACCTCCCAGAGCAGTGACAGGAAGATGGATTACGGAAGCTGGACCCCCTTAGATGTCGATGGAAAAGCCTTAAACTTACCATCAACGCcagaaagttatttaaattggAAACCTTTATCATCAAACGTTAAACCGACTACAGAAGAACGTACTAACTACAGTAGTTTGGTGCTGGCACGTAATTTCAAAGATAGAAAAGAAAAGTCTGAGGACACCGCGAATTCATATGTCGCCCATGTGCCCCAATTGTCAACGCGCACTAATATCGgcgctaatttttttaaaaatcgggacGGCAAAAATGTACCGCCAGAAGTAACTGTGAGGTCAGCGATAAATGTCAAGTCCACGCCACACAGGATGCCTATGACTCTGGATCCCGACGGCACTCCAGTTATTCACGGTAAACGTGTTCCAGATGAACCAATTGATAAAATACAGACATGGAGAAATGCTAGagtgattaataataaattagtactGGGTACTGTTGCTACTAATGTTGATGATGAATCTAAAACCAAGTCTTACTTGGATAATAAAGTTGAGAAACAGAGATTCGAACGATTTTTCCAAGATGTTAATCgcag CACGAGCCATCAACAGGCGTTAACCCCGGAACTCTGGATTCGCAGGTACGGCCGCAACTACGATGACGACGATCATTATCACCAGCGCAATGTTTACCTAGAATGGGACCCAGCCAGTCACCGCAGCGCTGCATTGAAGGCTGAAATCTACGAGGCACGAAATGACAACTACCGTTCAAATATACAGAAGCGTATGTTGCATCCAGAAAACACTCAAAGCTACCCTATTTCGCAGATGTACGCGCCTGAAAGTCAAAAAATAGCCCCATTGGTACTGAAGCCTGGCGCGCGTGCTCCAGTTCTTCAGTACGCACATCCAGAGCTCGGAGTTCAACCGGCTAAGATTTTAAAAAGTGAAAAGAAGCGTCCGGATAACTTTCCTGACAACCAGAATTCATTCACCGAGCAACGTCATAAGAAGAAATACGTATTGAATGACAAAAATATTGTTGATTCATACAACACGAGAAATTATTACCCGAATCATCAATTTTACGGTTTGAAGCAGCATGTTGAGCCACcattttggataaaaatttcagaaaaacttaaaaatcaaTTCTCCACTGGGGTTGAAAGGGTTTCGCAATTGACTAAGCCAGTGATTGATCCCCTGGTTGAAGCGACACATAAAATTTCACAGAACTTAGGACTCTCAAGAGGTACCAACAATCAAGAAGCGCAAGACAAAGTAGGAACAGTTGCTTCAGGCTCTTCAATTTTAATTCCCGCACTTGGACTTGTTGCCTCCGGTGCTGCCTTGGGAATTGGTGCCGTGGCTGTAGGTCGTTACCTTGATGTTGATATGCTGAGACGTTCCAATGAAGATGGACAAACACTCGATGAATACCAAAGAGCGCTTTCAAGAGATGCTGCTAATACTGGAGATGTTTCAAATATTTACTATCCCGACAATTCAAAAGTCTCTGAGAATATCAATCACCAAGCTAATGCTCGGGAACTTGATGGTGGTTTTTTGATCGAAGAACGAGCTAGCGGGGAAGATATTAAAGCTAGAAGGAAGAGAAGTTTGGATCCTCTGgttgaagataaaaattttaatgaagacGTCATGGATGCTATTAATCAGAGATTAAGAAGAACTGGACCTGATTCAATAAGTGACATTGTAGAAATTGACGTTTCTCTACGGGGCAACAGTCAGGATGCAACTAATGAATTGAATGGTGGTAAAGCAAGACAAATACGCAGTATTGGTGAAGAAGAAGTCGATAATGTGCTACAAACACTTGATGACGATGATCAAGTTGCTGTTACGCTAGTTCATGGTGACTGGTCTTACACGCCATGCGCTAAAAAAATGTTCTGCGAGGCTATGCTTCAGAGAGGACATGACTCTAGCTTTGTCATGGAGAAGAAAATTGAATCGCTATTTAGACa GGTAATGCAGCCCGAGGCTACACAGCAGGTGTCTCACCATTTCCAGGAGGTCATGGAAGCCGTCAGGAGGCATGACTGTTCACGATTCGCCTGCCCTGCGACGTAA
- the LOC123262932 gene encoding odorant receptor 4-like — translation MDDYNEGFSYAVGWNPLMLNFIGAWPFKSNKGIKKYKIWFSFFCVLIFIWIPLTASVYPLWGNMDAVIECLSIIIPLIIALMKLVIFYYYKKEMRVLIDSVAKDWAVVRKKEEKLVMIEMAKLSRIISIISVFLINITIIAYLLFKIWLALKMKKEQIINDSNLVFNLLYTAYLPYSTREYKYYLPTWAVQCFTTYFSTTAYASFDSFLSMILLHICGQLTVVGISLKDLINKTNSENLYLFQKNFGRIIKRHEELNQLIKLIDNSFCIILLPQMLVCTLAFCFQGYVLASSLIDNESNDMSILEMMFFSSYMIYTLIHLFIYCYIGDCLSYNSMSINQWCYESKWYNLPFKEARLLIFINFRTYKPLVITAGKFCAFSRHLFLVILKTSFGYLSMLLTIKQ, via the exons ATGGACGATTACAATGAAG gATTTTCCTATGCTGTGGGTTGGAATCCGCTCATGCTTAATTTTATCGGTGCGTGGCCATTCAAGTCTAACAAGGGAATTAAGAAATACAAAATATGGTTTTCCTTTTTTTgtgtgttaatttttatatggatTCCACTGACAGCAAGTGTTTATCCACTTTGGGGAAATATGGACGCCGTTATTGAATGTCTATCCATCATTATTCCACTCATTATTGCTCTAATGAAATTggtcattttttattactataaaaaag aaaTGCGGGTATTGATTGATTCAGTTGCTAAAGATTGGGCGGTTGTgagaaaaaaagaagaaaaattagtgATGATAGAAATGGCGAAACTAAGcagaataatttcaataatttctgTTTTTCTCATcaatattactattattgcatacttattatttaag ATTTGGCTGgcattaaaaatgaaaaaagaacAAATAATCAACGATtcgaatttagtttttaatctTCTCTATACAGCGTATTTACCTTACTCTACTAGAGAATATAAATACTATTTGCCCACTTGGGCTGTTCAGTGTTTCACGACATACTTCTCAACAACTGCCTACGCATCCTTTGATAGTTTCCTGTCCATGATTTTGTTGCATATTTGTGGCCAATTAACAGTTGTTGGAATATCACTAAAAGATCTtattaacaaaacaaattcagaaaatttatatctatTCCAAAAGAATTTTGGACGAATCATAAAACGTCACGAAGAGCTAAACCA gttgaTTAAATTGATCGATAATTCTTTTTGCATTATTTTGCTCCCTCAAATGCTTGTATGTACTTTGGCATTTTGTTTTCAAGGCTACGTTTTAGCTTCA AGTTTGATTGATAACGAAAGTAATGACATGTCGATACTTGAAATGATGTTCTTTAGTTCATATATGATTTACACTCTTAttcatctttttatttattgttatattgGTGACTGCTTATCTTACAAT AGTATGTCAATAAATCAATGGTGTTATGAAAGCAAATGGTACAATTTACCTTTCAAAGAAGCTcgattattgatatttattaattttcgtaCATACAAGCCTCTTGTTATAACAGCCGGGAAATTTTGCGCATTCTCAAGACATCTTTTTCTTGTT ATTTTGAAGACTTCTTTTGGCTATTTGTCAATGCTTTtgacaataaaacaataa
- the LOC123262986 gene encoding uncharacterized protein LOC123262986 — MENSKGFKYAIAWNQTSMKIVGLWPERDDGVVTKLRGWFSACLIILIIYLPQSASVYCYWGNMDAVVECLSINGPVLITIVKIIIFRYNRKVLQRVINAIEEDWSVSRSDEEFAVMLKTAKISRAISVISTAVTNSLFVAYIFFKIWEGYEMSKRTDLDPRLSVGLLHPAYFPYDTKKIRLFVPTWIAQLIATFFSMTAYAAFDTFMSCMVLHICGQLAVVGIALRKLINESTKNNPRKFWSEFSKIVERHEKLNELAKVIEDSFSSILLPQMIICTTTFCFQGFAMISSFINPLAGKVSVLEMLFSIVYVFYTVLHLFVYCYVGDYLSFESSRIGESYYKGNWYNLSVDKSRSLMFVGHRARRPLKITAGKFCAFSRNLFLVVLKTSFGYLSMLLAVKKGSPSKDFKFAIAFNQASLKFVGLWPEANDGYITKLKAWFGASLIFLTIYLPQSTLAYLNWGNMNAVIESLSINGPIFIAIIKIIIFRRYRKVLRVAIDMMARDWSEVRSKEEYTVMLKTAKISRIISVISTIITNSLFIAFVFFKIWIGKQLIKRTDLDSRLSDPRLLYPGYLPYNSRLMIFFIPSWIAQCFATIFSMTAYAAFDTFVSAMVLHICGQLKVIGVSLKNLINDDVENDLNDYLHKFSKIVEHHEEINKLAQTIENSFNLILLPQMFVCTVTFCLQGFAMISSFIDPSAGKISIFEMLFSIVYVFYTVLHLFVYCYVGDFLSFESTIIGQSYYFSRWYDLSQQKARSLMFIGHRARRPLLLTAGTFCAFSRNLFIAVVKTSFGYLSMLLALKQD; from the exons ATGGAAAACAGCAAAG GTTTCAAGTATGCAATCGCCTGGAACCAAACAAGTATGAAAATCGTCGGTCTTTGGCCTGAACGCGACGATGGAGTAGTTACCAAACTAAGAGGCTGGTTTAGTGCCTGTTTGATAATACTGATAATTTATCTTCCGCAATCAGCTAGTGTGTATTGTTATTGGGGCAATATGGATGCTGTCGTCGAATGTCTTTCAATAAACGGGCCAGtattaattacaattgttaagattattatttttcggtATAACAGAAAAG tgttgcAAAGAGTTATCAATGCGATAGAAGAAGATTGGAGTGTTTCAAGAAGTGATGAAGAATTTGCAGTTATGCTTAAAACTGCTAAGATAAGTCGAGCTATTTCCGTAATCTCTACTGCGGTCACTAACAGCCTTTTTGtagcatatatattttttaag ATATGGGAAGGCTATGAAATGTCAAAACGAACGGATCTAGATCCTCGATTATCAGTAGGACTACTTCACCCCGCGTACTTTCCttatgatacaaaaaaaataagattgtttGTTCCTACATGGATAGCACAACTAATAGcgacatttttttcaatgactGCATACGCGGCTTTCGATACATTTATGTCGTGTATGGTGCTCCATATTTGCGGTCAATTGGCAGTCGTTGGCATAGCGTTGAGGAAACTTATTAATGAGAGCACGAAAAATAATCCAAGGAAGTTTTGGAgcgaattttcaaaaatagttGAACGACACGAAAAATTAAACGA ATTAGCTAAAGTAATTGAAGACTCATTCAGTTCCATACTTCTTCCACAAATGATTATTTGCACTACTACTTTTTGTTTTCAAGGATTTGCAATGATCTCg AGTTTCATTAATCCATTGGCTGGAAAAGTATCTGTTCTTGAAATGTTATTTTCAATTGTATACGTCTTTTACACTGTTTTACATCTATTTGTTTATTGCTACGTTGGTGACTATTTATCATTTGAg aGTTCACGAATTGGTGAATCATATTACAAAGGAAATTGGTATAATTTATCTGTAGACAAATCACGATCATTGATGTTCGTTGGACATCGCGCCCGAAgacctttaaaaataacagcCGGGAAATTTTGTGCGTTTTcgagaaatttatttcttgta gTTCTGAAAACCAGTTTCGGCTACTTATCTATGTTATTAGCAGTTAAAAAAGGAAGTCCTTC AAAAGATTTCAAGTTTGCAATTGCGTTCAATCAAGCTAGTTTGAAATTTGTGGGACTCTGGCCAGAAGCAAATGACGGATATATTACTAAATTAAAAGCTTGGTTTGGTGCTtcgttgatatttttaactatttatttgCCTCAATCAACATTAGCTTACCTTAATTGGGGTAATATGAACGCTGTCATTGAGAGTCTTTCTATCAACGGACCAATATTTATcgcaataattaaaattatcatttttcgTCGTTACAGGAAAG tgTTGAGAGTAGCAATCGATATGATGGCAAGAGATTGGAGTGAAGTGAGAAGTAAAGAAGAATATACAGTGATGCTTAAGACTGCTAAAATTAGTCGAATTATTTCAGTAATTTCAACTATAATTACCAATTCTCTCTTTATTgcatttgtgttttttaag ATTTGGATCGGTAAGCAATTGATAAAACGAACTGATTTAGATTCCCGGTTGTCGGATCCACGGTTACTTTACCCTGGATACCTGCCTTATAACTCCAGACTAATGATATTCTTCATACCTTCGTGGATAGCGCAATGCTTTGCCACAATTTTTTCCATGACAGCATACGCAGCTTTTGATACGTTTGTTTCAGCAATGGTGCTCCATATTTGCGGACAATTGAAAGTTATTGGAGTTTCATTAAAGAATCTTATTAATGATGACGTTGAAAATGACTTGAACGACTACTTGCAtaagttttcaaaaatcgttgAACATCACGAAGAAATAAACAA ACTAGCacaaacaattgaaaattcattcaatttaattcTTCTGCCTCAAATGTTTGTATGTACCGTAACGTTTTGCCTTCAAGGATTTGCAATGATCTCG AGCTTCATAGATCCATCTGCaggaaaaatttctatttttgagATGTTATTTTCTATTGTCTACGTATTTTATACCGTTTTGCATCTATTTGTTTACTGTTATGTCGGAGATTTTTTGTCATTTGAG AGTACTATAATTGGGCAATCATACTACTTCAGCCGTTGGTATGATTTATCACAACAGAAAGCACGGTCTTTAATGTTCATTGGTCATCGTGCTCGCAGACCTTTACTACTTACGGCAGGAACGTTCTGTGCTTTTtcgagaaatttatttatcgctGTTGTGAAGACATCTTTTGGCTATTTATCGATGTTATTAGCTTTAAAGCAAGATTAA